Proteins found in one Deltaproteobacteria bacterium IMCC39524 genomic segment:
- the gltX gene encoding glutamate--tRNA ligase gives MSDLRVRFAPSPTGYLHIGGARTALFNYLLAKKEQGTFVLRIEDTDVERSTQESVDAILQAMDWLGLSYDEGPFYQSERYDLYKSKVSDLLNKGLAYRCYCSSDELNAKREAAMKSGGKPRYDGTCRERTDQPEAPFVVRFKTPRDGNTAFVDRIKGTISVENDELDDLIIQRTDGNPTYNFVVVIDDAEMGINLVIRGDDHVNNTVRQIPMYKALGYEVPEFAHVPMILGADKKRLSKRHGATSVMVYREMGFLPEAMVNYLVRLGWSFGDEEIFSMDDLIEKFSLDNVGRSAGVFNPDKLLWLNEHYIKTGDPQRLAGLVAELIEKQGVDIENGPDLTAVVKTLQDRAKTLVEMAEGAHFYFVAPETYEEAAAEKFLNLEQRPVLELLIKHLGSLSSFALADVETAFKALMEESGLKLGKIGPVVRVALTGGTVSPSIYDVVSVLGQDAVMARLNKALLFLD, from the coding sequence ATGTCTGATTTGCGAGTTCGTTTTGCCCCGAGTCCAACCGGTTACCTGCACATTGGTGGCGCCCGGACGGCCCTGTTTAATTACCTGCTGGCCAAGAAAGAGCAGGGCACCTTCGTGCTGAGGATCGAGGACACGGATGTGGAAAGATCTACCCAGGAATCTGTCGATGCGATCTTGCAGGCTATGGACTGGCTGGGTCTCAGTTACGATGAGGGCCCTTTTTACCAGTCGGAACGTTACGATCTCTACAAGAGTAAAGTCTCTGACCTGCTCAACAAGGGGCTCGCTTATCGTTGTTACTGCAGCTCCGACGAATTGAACGCCAAACGTGAAGCCGCAATGAAGTCCGGTGGCAAGCCGCGTTACGACGGCACCTGCCGCGAGCGTACTGATCAGCCTGAGGCCCCCTTTGTTGTTCGTTTCAAAACGCCTCGTGATGGCAATACTGCTTTTGTCGATCGTATCAAGGGCACGATCTCGGTTGAAAACGATGAGCTTGATGATCTGATTATCCAGCGCACCGATGGCAACCCGACCTATAACTTCGTTGTGGTGATCGATGATGCCGAGATGGGCATCAACCTCGTTATTCGTGGTGATGATCATGTCAACAACACAGTACGCCAGATTCCCATGTATAAAGCTCTTGGCTACGAAGTCCCGGAGTTTGCCCATGTGCCGATGATCCTGGGGGCCGACAAGAAACGTCTCTCCAAGCGACATGGTGCAACCTCCGTTATGGTTTACAGGGAGATGGGCTTTCTTCCCGAGGCTATGGTTAACTACCTGGTGCGCCTTGGCTGGTCGTTCGGTGATGAAGAGATCTTCTCAATGGATGACTTGATCGAAAAGTTCAGCCTCGATAACGTTGGCCGATCAGCGGGAGTTTTTAACCCGGACAAGCTGTTGTGGCTGAATGAGCATTATATCAAGACCGGTGATCCGCAGCGCCTTGCAGGTTTGGTCGCAGAACTGATTGAGAAACAGGGCGTTGATATTGAAAACGGCCCTGATTTGACAGCTGTTGTTAAAACCCTCCAGGACCGTGCCAAGACGCTGGTAGAGATGGCGGAGGGCGCTCACTTCTATTTTGTTGCTCCGGAGACTTATGAAGAAGCCGCGGCAGAGAAGTTCCTTAACCTCGAGCAACGACCGGTTTTGGAGTTACTGATCAAGCATCTGGGTTCGCTGTCGTCTTTCGCGTTGGCCGATGTTGAGACCGCTTTCAAAGCGTTGATGGAAGAGAGTGGATTGAAGCTGGGCAAGATTGGCCCGGTCGTACGTGTCGCGCTTACGGGTGGTACTGTCAGCCCAAGTATCTATGACGTTGTCAGTGTGCTGGGTCAGGACGCTGTCATGGCACGACTGAATAAGGCCCTTCTGTTCCTCGATTAA
- the amrB gene encoding AmmeMemoRadiSam system protein B, translating to MLRSAVVAGQFYSGNKERLLSDVEALMVSATPEPSIAVMSPHAGYVYSGAVAGKTFSHVKVPKQVILLGPNHHGRGHAAAVYANGAWETPLGRVEIASPLAGRLLAECSMAADDVTAHMDEHSLEVQVPFLQYASPGLQIVPLCIDRLPLDTLLALGDGLARVISSCEEPPLIVASTDMTHYEAGEVARKKDSLALERALALDPVGLYEVVYENKISMCGVLPTVVMLRAALALGATQAELVAYSNSGDVTGDQSSVVGYAGVRVF from the coding sequence ATGTTACGTTCAGCTGTTGTTGCAGGGCAATTTTACTCCGGAAATAAAGAACGACTTCTGAGTGATGTCGAAGCCTTGATGGTCTCCGCGACGCCCGAGCCCTCTATTGCGGTGATGTCACCCCATGCTGGCTATGTGTACTCTGGAGCCGTGGCCGGCAAAACCTTCTCACATGTGAAAGTCCCTAAACAAGTCATCCTCCTCGGGCCCAACCATCACGGTCGCGGACATGCCGCTGCGGTCTACGCAAATGGCGCTTGGGAGACTCCCCTCGGGCGAGTGGAGATCGCTTCACCTCTGGCCGGGCGTTTGTTGGCAGAATGTTCTATGGCCGCTGATGATGTTACGGCTCACATGGATGAACATTCTCTCGAGGTGCAAGTTCCTTTCCTGCAATACGCGTCTCCCGGTCTGCAAATTGTTCCGCTTTGCATCGATCGTCTGCCCCTGGATACGCTTCTGGCCCTTGGCGATGGTCTGGCACGCGTCATCTCCTCCTGTGAGGAGCCCCCGCTGATTGTGGCCAGTACTGATATGACTCATTACGAAGCAGGGGAGGTTGCCCGTAAGAAGGATTCCCTTGCTTTGGAAAGGGCTTTGGCTCTCGATCCTGTAGGGCTTTACGAGGTCGTATACGAGAACAAGATCTCCATGTGCGGCGTCTTGCCGACAGTCGTTATGCTCAGGGCTGCGCTTGCTCTTGGTGCCACGCAAGCAGAGTTGGTTGCATACAGTAATTCCGGTGATGTGACCGGAGACCAGTCTTCCGTCGTCGGCTATGCCGGCGTGCGTGTCTTTTGA
- a CDS encoding sulfite exporter TauE/SafE family protein, whose translation MGTFSIATIVLFVVLGCLAGFLAGLLGIGGGIILVPLFLWAFDASGFAPEIMVHTAFGTSLAIIIPTALSSTFGHRKRGNVEWYQVAFLCLGGALGALSGAWLASLLSGEWLKGLFGTMQILVAVQLLIFNPRLPPERSNHVSRWALALVGFAGGVFSSFFGVGGGVIAVPLMVIALCFPIHLAVGNSSALIVVSSLFGALSYMFHGWESNLLPPFSLGYVNCLVLALVAPFTIGMARIGVRVASRTTHDKLLKAFAGLLVMVGLRMIYRAWFA comes from the coding sequence ATGGGCACCTTCAGTATTGCGACCATCGTCCTCTTCGTTGTTCTGGGTTGTCTGGCAGGCTTTTTGGCCGGGCTTCTTGGTATTGGTGGTGGCATCATTCTCGTGCCTCTTTTTCTGTGGGCCTTTGACGCCTCGGGCTTCGCTCCGGAGATCATGGTTCATACCGCTTTTGGTACCAGTCTCGCAATTATTATCCCAACGGCCCTCAGCAGCACCTTTGGTCATCGTAAACGAGGCAATGTCGAATGGTACCAGGTCGCTTTTCTTTGCTTGGGTGGGGCTCTTGGTGCGCTCAGTGGCGCCTGGCTGGCTTCACTGCTCAGTGGCGAATGGCTTAAAGGGTTGTTTGGTACGATGCAGATTCTGGTTGCCGTCCAACTTCTGATTTTTAATCCACGCCTCCCGCCGGAACGAAGTAACCATGTCTCACGCTGGGCCTTGGCTCTGGTCGGTTTTGCCGGCGGCGTCTTCAGCTCTTTTTTCGGTGTCGGCGGAGGTGTCATTGCCGTGCCACTCATGGTTATAGCTTTGTGCTTTCCGATTCACCTTGCTGTCGGCAACTCGAGCGCTCTGATCGTTGTGTCTTCTCTGTTCGGAGCCCTGTCGTACATGTTCCATGGCTGGGAATCCAACCTCTTACCACCATTCTCTCTTGGCTATGTCAATTGCCTGGTTCTGGCCCTGGTTGCACCTTTTACGATTGGAATGGCGCGTATCGGTGTCCGTGTTGCCAGTCGTACAACCCATGATAAACTTCTTAAGGCCTTCGCGGGTCTATTGGTCATGGTTGGTTTGCGCATGATCTATCGTGCATGGTTTGCATAA
- a CDS encoding MTH1187 family thiamine-binding protein, whose product MAVVEISVAPLGTATPGVSRYVAACVELVTASGLVYQLTPMGTVIEGDMDELFPLLRKMHEVPFDQGAERVSTLIKIDDRRDQGSHGLQGKIDSVLDKLKSDS is encoded by the coding sequence ATGGCTGTTGTTGAGATCAGTGTCGCACCTCTTGGTACCGCGACCCCTGGCGTTTCCCGCTATGTGGCAGCTTGTGTTGAGCTTGTGACTGCCTCGGGTCTGGTTTACCAGCTGACCCCCATGGGAACGGTCATTGAAGGTGATATGGATGAGCTCTTCCCGCTCTTGCGCAAAATGCATGAAGTCCCTTTTGACCAAGGCGCCGAACGGGTTTCGACGCTGATCAAAATTGACGATCGTCGTGACCAGGGGAGTCATGGCTTGCAAGGTAAGATTGATTCCGTTCTGGATAAGCTGAAAAGCGACTCCTGA
- a CDS encoding nucleoside transporter C-terminal domain-containing protein, with product MQQLQGLVGLFFLVALAWGLSESRKDINWRTVVTGLLLQLVLALILVELPVSRLLFVWLNNGVLAIEQATMAGTSVVFGYLGGAPLPFEEPFPGSSFVLAFRALPLVLVISALSSLLFYWRVLPLVVKGCSALLQRTLGIGGALGVSAAANVFVGMVEAPLLVRPYLLQMTRGELFAVMTCGMSTIAGTVLVLYASILQPVIPDALGHILTASLISAPAALSVALLMVPHSGELTAGTLKPSLQAKSSMDAIVHGTLEGLKLLLNIISLLIVFIAMVSIVNSCLGILPFVDGAALTLQRLLGWIFAPLAWAIGIPWHESAVAGSLLGTKTILNELVAYLDLSALGIEDLSERSRLIMTYALCGFANLGSLGIMLGGLGSMAPERREEIVSLGFKSILSGTMATCMTGAVVGLLI from the coding sequence ATGCAGCAGTTACAAGGCCTTGTCGGCCTCTTCTTTCTGGTCGCCCTGGCATGGGGTCTTTCTGAAAGCCGCAAGGACATCAATTGGAGAACGGTGGTCACAGGCCTTCTCCTGCAGCTTGTTCTGGCTTTGATCCTTGTTGAGCTACCGGTCAGCCGGTTGCTTTTTGTATGGCTGAACAATGGTGTGTTGGCGATTGAACAGGCAACCATGGCCGGCACCTCTGTTGTTTTTGGCTACCTTGGCGGCGCACCATTGCCTTTTGAGGAGCCCTTCCCGGGGAGTTCTTTCGTTCTTGCGTTTCGGGCCTTGCCCCTGGTTCTTGTGATCAGCGCACTCTCTTCTCTGCTTTTTTACTGGCGGGTTCTGCCGTTGGTTGTTAAGGGTTGTAGCGCCCTGTTACAGAGGACTCTAGGGATAGGTGGGGCTCTTGGCGTCAGCGCTGCAGCGAATGTTTTTGTCGGCATGGTCGAGGCTCCATTGCTGGTCAGGCCCTATCTTCTGCAGATGACTCGTGGAGAGCTGTTTGCGGTCATGACCTGTGGTATGAGCACAATCGCCGGTACCGTACTTGTTCTTTATGCTTCAATCCTGCAGCCTGTGATACCGGATGCGTTGGGACATATTCTGACGGCGTCCCTGATCAGCGCACCTGCTGCCCTGTCCGTCGCTTTGCTGATGGTTCCTCACTCCGGAGAGCTGACCGCAGGCACTCTGAAACCCTCACTTCAGGCGAAAAGTTCCATGGACGCAATTGTTCATGGAACACTTGAAGGTCTGAAGCTTTTACTTAATATTATCTCTTTGTTAATTGTCTTTATTGCAATGGTTAGTATCGTCAATAGCTGTCTCGGCATCTTGCCTTTTGTTGATGGTGCAGCGCTTACATTGCAGCGCCTTCTTGGCTGGATCTTTGCCCCTTTAGCCTGGGCTATTGGCATCCCCTGGCACGAATCAGCGGTTGCCGGCAGTCTGCTTGGTACCAAAACCATTCTCAATGAGCTGGTCGCATACCTGGACTTGTCAGCTCTCGGGATTGAAGATTTGAGTGAACGAAGTCGGCTCATCATGACCTACGCACTCTGTGGCTTTGCGAACCTTGGCAGCCTGGGGATCATGCTGGGAGGGTTGGGGTCGATGGCCCCGGAGCGGCGCGAAGAGATCGTTTCGCTGGGCTTTAAGTCGATTCTCAGTGGCACCATGGCAACCTGCATGACTGGAGCGGTGGTTGGACTGCTGATTTAA
- a CDS encoding cytochrome C — MMMKKLLVATFALAIVACLGSVAIAQEAVLSVSDCVKCHSEQPAQIAADGASHKTEIDCQACHEEHRPSSPENIPACSNCHEGSDHYEIVTPCLSCHNPHQPLNVTLEGEHKVVCVSCHSGPNQEMVASPSKHATFACNFCHADTHGNIPNCVDCHEPHSELMTQADCATCHQAHKPLGLTYPATTDSQLCASCHDTAFATLTASQAKHSQISCATCHADKHMTVPECTDCHGLPHADSMHKRFPTCGECHNVAHDLNNWPAK; from the coding sequence ATGATGATGAAGAAACTGTTGGTTGCAACTTTTGCCTTGGCCATAGTTGCCTGTCTTGGCTCTGTTGCCATTGCTCAAGAAGCTGTTCTTTCCGTGTCTGACTGTGTCAAGTGCCACAGTGAGCAGCCAGCTCAAATCGCCGCAGATGGCGCGTCGCATAAAACGGAAATTGATTGCCAGGCCTGTCATGAAGAACATCGTCCCAGCTCACCTGAAAACATCCCTGCTTGTAGTAACTGCCATGAAGGAAGTGACCACTATGAGATAGTGACTCCTTGCTTGAGCTGCCACAACCCGCATCAGCCTCTCAACGTGACCTTGGAAGGCGAGCACAAAGTCGTTTGCGTTTCCTGTCACTCTGGTCCTAACCAGGAGATGGTTGCAAGCCCGAGCAAGCACGCAACTTTCGCTTGTAACTTCTGCCATGCAGACACCCACGGCAATATCCCGAACTGTGTTGATTGTCACGAGCCTCACAGCGAGTTGATGACTCAGGCTGATTGCGCCACTTGTCACCAGGCCCACAAACCGCTTGGTCTGACTTATCCTGCAACGACTGATTCGCAGCTCTGTGCCTCTTGTCATGACACGGCTTTTGCAACTCTTACCGCGAGCCAGGCCAAGCACAGCCAGATCTCTTGCGCTACCTGTCACGCTGACAAGCACATGACGGTTCCTGAGTGTACTGATTGCCACGGTCTGCCCCACGCTGACAGCATGCACAAGCGTTTCCCGACATGTGGTGAGTGCCATAACGTTGCTCACGATCTCAACAACTGGCCTGCCAAGTAA
- the pgsA gene encoding CDP-diacylglycerol--glycerol-3-phosphate 3-phosphatidyltransferase — protein MNLRTGLLNLPNLLTLARVAAVPVLVILLLSDSRFSSMWAAAIFGLAAVTDFIDGWLARKWGVVTVLGKFLDPLADKLIVMAALIMLIPLDRVPAWAVFVILAREMIVTGLRSIASSEGIVIDASDLGKYKTIYQMIAIPGLMLHYDYYWFFGLEWGVFHVNMHNFGIFFFAIAFVLTLWSGIDYLQKFFRVFAR, from the coding sequence ATGAATCTGCGCACCGGCCTACTTAACCTGCCTAACCTGTTAACCCTCGCACGCGTTGCCGCTGTGCCGGTTCTGGTTATCCTGTTACTCTCAGATAGTCGTTTCTCCAGCATGTGGGCGGCGGCAATCTTTGGGCTGGCTGCCGTGACCGATTTTATCGATGGCTGGCTGGCGCGCAAGTGGGGAGTTGTTACCGTCCTCGGGAAATTTCTCGACCCCCTCGCAGACAAGCTGATTGTTATGGCGGCCCTGATCATGCTGATTCCCCTTGACCGGGTTCCAGCATGGGCGGTGTTTGTGATTCTTGCGCGTGAAATGATTGTTACTGGCTTGCGTTCAATCGCTTCGTCAGAAGGTATCGTTATCGATGCCAGCGATCTCGGCAAGTACAAGACGATTTACCAGATGATCGCCATTCCCGGCCTGATGCTACATTACGACTACTACTGGTTCTTCGGTCTGGAGTGGGGGGTCTTCCACGTAAATATGCATAACTTCGGTATTTTCTTCTTTGCGATTGCCTTTGTCTTAACCCTCTGGTCCGGAATTGATTACCTGCAGAAGTTTTTCCGTGTCTTTGCTCGCTAA
- a CDS encoding lytic transglycosylase domain-containing protein, which produces MSLFVVIPPADADIYRYVDASGRVHFTDTPTHGRYDMYMKEEAPVKASNRSYLDIIRRHATSYQLEEALVKAVIKVESDYQPRVVSRKGAQGLMQLIPETAKDLKVSNPFDPYENIRGGSEYLRMMLDLFNNDVELALAAYNSGPSTVKRYGGIPPYDETQKYVKKVKRYLDYYRQAGDPLL; this is translated from the coding sequence ATGTCGCTATTTGTGGTGATTCCACCTGCTGATGCTGACATTTATCGTTATGTGGACGCCAGTGGTCGCGTGCATTTTACCGATACGCCGACTCACGGTCGCTATGATATGTACATGAAAGAAGAGGCCCCGGTTAAAGCTTCCAATCGTTCCTATCTTGATATTATTCGTCGCCACGCCACGTCGTATCAACTTGAAGAAGCCCTGGTTAAGGCCGTGATCAAGGTCGAAAGTGATTACCAACCGAGGGTTGTCTCCCGCAAGGGTGCTCAGGGCCTGATGCAGTTGATTCCGGAAACAGCGAAGGATCTCAAGGTCTCAAACCCTTTCGACCCTTATGAAAACATCCGCGGTGGAAGTGAGTACCTGCGCATGATGCTTGACCTGTTTAATAATGATGTTGAATTGGCCCTGGCTGCCTATAACTCGGGACCGAGCACGGTCAAGCGCTACGGCGGTATCCCTCCTTACGATGAAACCCAGAAATATGTCAAAAAAGTTAAGCGCTATCTTGACTATTATCGTCAAGCCGGTGACCCCCTCTTATGA
- the nadB gene encoding L-aspartate oxidase has translation MKITSDFLVVGSGIAGLCYALTVAEHGQVALITKRDISTTATRLAQGGIAAVSNADDSFEQHIKDTMEAGAWLPDDEIVRMVVENGPKAIEDLIKWGVNFSRKEDQSYDLTREGGHSQRRIYHSKDETGKEIERALVEAVQAHPNITIYENHVAVDLITEAKVTRRRLKPDRCLGVYALNRELGQVGTFEAPITVLATGGAGKVYLYTCNPDIATGDGIAMAYRAGATIANMEFMQFHPTTLYHPHAKSFLISEAVRGEGAILRRSDGTAFMENYHPLKDLAPRDIVARAIDHEMKVHGDDCAFLDITHMDPEFIKDRFPHIYETCLSYGIDMTKEAIPVVPAAHYLCGGIKVDSWGETDIDNLFAIGEVSCSGLHGANRLASNSLLEGIVFAQRAAEKSLELASKPIPPCPTIDPWDSGSAKDSDEEVVVAHNWDEIRLCMWNYVGIVRSDKRLIRALRRVQMIQEEITDYYWDFLITPDLIELRNIATVAELIIRCALRRKESRGLHYNIDYLEKDDIHWKQYTLIRKTF, from the coding sequence ATGAAGATAACATCTGATTTCCTCGTAGTCGGCAGCGGCATCGCCGGCCTCTGCTACGCCCTGACAGTAGCAGAACATGGCCAGGTTGCGTTGATTACAAAGAGGGATATCTCGACAACCGCAACCAGACTCGCTCAAGGCGGCATCGCAGCTGTATCCAATGCTGACGACTCTTTTGAGCAACATATTAAGGATACCATGGAAGCCGGAGCATGGCTCCCCGACGATGAAATCGTCCGCATGGTGGTCGAAAATGGTCCGAAAGCGATAGAAGACCTGATCAAATGGGGCGTCAACTTCTCCCGTAAAGAAGACCAGTCCTACGATTTGACCAGAGAAGGTGGTCACAGCCAACGACGCATCTACCACTCCAAGGACGAAACCGGCAAAGAGATCGAACGGGCCCTGGTAGAAGCGGTCCAGGCTCATCCGAACATCACGATCTACGAAAATCATGTCGCCGTAGATCTGATCACGGAAGCCAAGGTTACCAGGCGTCGCCTCAAGCCCGATCGCTGCCTGGGCGTTTATGCCCTCAACCGTGAATTGGGCCAGGTCGGAACCTTCGAGGCCCCCATAACAGTGCTTGCAACCGGAGGTGCTGGCAAAGTCTACCTCTACACCTGCAATCCTGACATTGCGACCGGTGATGGCATCGCCATGGCTTACCGGGCCGGTGCAACCATCGCCAACATGGAATTCATGCAGTTCCATCCCACGACCCTCTATCATCCTCACGCCAAGAGTTTTCTGATCTCAGAGGCGGTCAGGGGTGAAGGTGCCATCTTAAGGCGCAGCGACGGCACCGCCTTTATGGAGAACTACCACCCGCTGAAAGACCTGGCTCCGCGAGACATCGTCGCCCGGGCCATCGACCATGAGATGAAGGTCCACGGAGATGACTGCGCCTTCCTCGATATTACGCACATGGACCCGGAGTTCATCAAGGATCGTTTCCCGCATATCTACGAAACCTGTCTCTCCTATGGGATAGACATGACAAAAGAGGCGATCCCGGTGGTCCCTGCCGCTCATTATCTCTGCGGCGGTATCAAGGTGGATTCCTGGGGAGAAACCGATATCGACAATCTCTTTGCCATTGGCGAAGTTTCCTGCAGCGGCCTGCATGGAGCCAATCGGTTGGCCAGCAACAGCCTGCTGGAAGGGATTGTATTTGCCCAGCGTGCGGCAGAGAAGTCACTGGAGCTTGCCAGCAAGCCCATCCCCCCCTGCCCCACTATCGACCCATGGGACTCAGGGAGTGCAAAAGACAGCGATGAAGAGGTGGTAGTTGCCCACAACTGGGATGAAATTCGACTCTGTATGTGGAACTATGTCGGCATAGTACGCTCCGACAAGCGATTGATCAGGGCCCTGCGTCGCGTCCAGATGATTCAGGAAGAGATTACAGATTATTACTGGGACTTCCTGATTACTCCAGACCTTATCGAGTTGCGCAACATCGCCACAGTGGCCGAGCTGATCATCCGCTGTGCCTTGCGTCGCAAAGAAAGCCGCGGTCTGCACTACAATATCGACTACCTGGAAAAGGATGATATCCACTGGAAGCAGTACACCCTGATCCGTAAAACATTCTAG
- a CDS encoding chorismate mutase: MTIDDYRKEINRLDGELLRIFNERAALALKIGEIKKEMSIPVYDPAREKRIFDAMSKDNPGPLENEAIIRLFERVIDESRRLERIRTKGL, encoded by the coding sequence GTGACAATTGACGATTACCGTAAGGAGATTAACCGGCTTGACGGCGAACTGCTGCGCATATTCAACGAGCGCGCGGCGCTGGCTTTAAAGATCGGTGAGATCAAAAAAGAGATGAGTATTCCGGTTTACGATCCGGCGAGAGAAAAGCGGATCTTTGATGCCATGTCCAAGGACAACCCCGGACCACTGGAAAACGAGGCCATCATCCGCCTTTTTGAACGTGTTATTGACGAGTCACGCCGCCTCGAGCGGATTCGCACGAAAGGTCTGTAA
- a CDS encoding M14 family metallopeptidase has product MQAAQYFPPDYSSARQSFLAAAHACGAEIESFMAPALSEKGEELFTDVAALGQADSVNALVMISGTHGVEGFAGSGIQTGLLLEGVFRQLCPDVKVIIIHALNPYGFAEKRRFNEDNVDLNRNFIDHTSSGPNNYDYDQLATAIAPRSISRVTELSAQLKILWYRLCHGRSRLQHAVTHGQYSHPQGLFYGGHFEVWSNQLLRSLTKKHLTNCSRVTVVDLHTGLGSYGKGEVVVDAAEDDPVFGRSVSIWGVERVKSTIAGASVSSRLVGTINQAFVDMLPTSEVTAVGLEFGTLPTMTVFKALRAENWLHHHGDLGSRHADEIKEALLRAFYPDDDAWKERVMEQGRDVVERVLRVWAD; this is encoded by the coding sequence ATGCAAGCAGCACAATATTTCCCTCCTGATTATAGCTCTGCACGACAATCTTTTCTCGCTGCGGCTCACGCTTGCGGTGCTGAAATAGAGAGTTTTATGGCTCCGGCACTTTCAGAAAAAGGTGAGGAACTCTTTACAGACGTCGCAGCCCTTGGCCAGGCCGATTCTGTAAACGCTTTGGTCATGATCTCCGGCACTCATGGTGTCGAAGGGTTTGCCGGCTCCGGTATTCAAACAGGTTTGTTGCTTGAAGGAGTTTTTCGTCAACTGTGTCCTGATGTTAAAGTCATCATAATCCACGCCCTGAATCCTTACGGCTTTGCCGAGAAGAGAAGGTTTAACGAAGACAATGTTGATTTAAACCGAAACTTTATCGATCATACCAGCTCCGGACCGAATAATTATGATTATGACCAGCTGGCAACGGCAATTGCTCCCCGCTCTATCTCCCGTGTCACTGAACTGTCAGCTCAACTGAAAATCCTCTGGTACCGTCTCTGCCATGGTCGCTCCAGGTTGCAACACGCTGTGACGCATGGCCAGTACTCGCACCCTCAGGGACTTTTTTACGGCGGTCATTTTGAGGTCTGGTCGAACCAGCTCCTGCGTAGTCTCACAAAAAAGCATCTGACAAACTGCTCCCGTGTTACGGTCGTTGACCTGCATACCGGCCTTGGGTCGTATGGCAAGGGCGAGGTGGTTGTGGATGCTGCGGAGGATGACCCTGTGTTTGGGCGCTCGGTCTCAATCTGGGGCGTTGAGCGAGTCAAATCAACGATTGCAGGGGCCTCAGTGTCAAGCCGTCTGGTTGGTACGATCAACCAGGCCTTTGTCGATATGCTGCCAACTTCTGAAGTCACTGCTGTCGGTCTTGAATTCGGAACTTTGCCAACGATGACTGTGTTTAAAGCCCTTAGAGCGGAGAACTGGCTGCATCATCATGGTGACTTAGGGTCCCGTCATGCCGATGAGATAAAAGAAGCCCTTTTGAGAGCGTTCTACCCCGATGACGATGCTTGGAAAGAGCGAGTTATGGAGCAGGGCAGGGATGTTGTTGAGAGGGTTTTAAGAGTGTGGGCTGATTGA
- the pyrE gene encoding orotate phosphoribosyltransferase: protein MTEQERNELMQIVRELSYEEREVTLASGRKSNFYFDGKQTALHCKGGLLTGKAFWEIVKTFDGPIHGVGGLTMGADPIATATSIAATLDGQPVHAFIIRKEPKGHGTGQWLEGRKSLPPGSRVVIVEDVTTTGDSSLKAVDRAQQEGLEVLGIITLVDREEGARENIEAQGQILKSVFTRTEVVG from the coding sequence ATGACAGAGCAGGAACGTAATGAATTGATGCAGATTGTACGTGAGCTGTCTTACGAGGAACGTGAAGTGACTCTGGCTTCCGGACGTAAGAGCAATTTTTATTTTGATGGTAAGCAGACGGCTCTTCATTGCAAAGGTGGTTTGTTGACGGGTAAGGCTTTCTGGGAGATTGTTAAAACCTTTGACGGGCCGATTCATGGCGTCGGGGGCTTGACCATGGGTGCCGATCCGATCGCAACGGCAACGTCTATCGCCGCGACTCTCGATGGCCAGCCTGTCCATGCCTTCATAATTCGTAAAGAGCCCAAAGGGCACGGCACCGGTCAATGGCTGGAAGGACGCAAGAGCCTGCCGCCAGGCTCCCGAGTTGTGATTGTTGAAGATGTTACGACTACAGGCGATTCGTCCTTGAAAGCTGTGGATCGCGCTCAGCAGGAAGGTCTCGAGGTGTTGGGTATTATTACCCTGGTTGATCGCGAGGAGGGTGCTCGTGAGAATATTGAAGCGCAGGGGCAGATCCTGAAGTCTGTTTTTACGAGGACTGAGGTTGTTGGTTGA